One region of Bradyrhizobium betae genomic DNA includes:
- a CDS encoding O-methyltransferase yields MTTPTITLLAPLLDRLFDQDEASRGATRAAFADVTDADRVRMMRSKTDYRNLYGRLKDAPLAVSRETGALLYMLARSSRATAIVEFGTSFGISTLHLAAGLRDNGGGRLVTTEFEPSKAARARENLSAGGLLDLVDIREGDALKTLGADLPDTIDLVLLDGAKALYPEILDLVESHLNPGAIIIADNADDSPDYLARVRKPGSGYMSTPFAEDVELSVRIT; encoded by the coding sequence ATGACCACCCCAACGATCACCTTGCTAGCGCCCTTGCTGGATCGCCTGTTCGACCAGGACGAAGCATCACGCGGCGCAACGCGAGCTGCCTTTGCCGATGTGACCGACGCTGACCGGGTGCGGATGATGCGGAGCAAGACCGATTACCGCAACCTCTATGGGCGGCTGAAGGACGCTCCGCTCGCGGTATCCCGCGAGACCGGAGCACTGCTTTACATGCTCGCCCGCAGTTCCCGAGCCACAGCGATCGTCGAGTTCGGCACCTCGTTCGGCATCTCGACCCTGCATCTTGCCGCAGGCTTGCGCGACAATGGCGGCGGGCGTCTCGTCACTACCGAGTTCGAGCCGTCGAAGGCGGCGCGTGCGCGGGAGAATCTTTCGGCGGGCGGGCTGCTCGATCTCGTCGATATCCGCGAGGGCGATGCGCTGAAGACGCTCGGCGCTGATCTGCCCGATACGATCGATCTCGTCCTGCTCGACGGTGCCAAGGCGCTCTACCCGGAGATCCTGGATCTGGTCGAAAGCCACCTCAACCCGGGAGCGATCATCATCGCGGACAACGCCGACGACAGCCCCGACTATCTCGCACGCGTCCGCAAGCCCGGAAGTGGCTACATGTCCACGCCCTTCGCTGAAGACGTCGAGCTCTCCGTGCGGATCACCTAG
- a CDS encoding DUF3551 domain-containing protein, which translates to MRPIMNAILLAAGLPGVALFGAAPADAQTYDPRYPVCMEVYTIDGSTIDCSFTSIAQCAATASGQSAQCYANPYAMQSRQPGPGPSPPRRNRERP; encoded by the coding sequence GTGCGACCCATCATGAATGCGATTCTGCTTGCGGCGGGCTTGCCTGGCGTGGCTCTGTTTGGCGCCGCGCCGGCAGATGCGCAAACCTATGATCCGCGCTATCCCGTCTGCATGGAGGTCTACACCATCGACGGCAGCACCATCGATTGCAGCTTCACGTCGATCGCGCAGTGCGCCGCGACCGCCTCCGGGCAATCCGCGCAGTGCTACGCCAATCCTTATGCCATGCAAAGCCGCCAGCCGGGCCCGGGTCCATCGCCGCCGCGAAGGAACCGCGAGCGCCCGTGA
- a CDS encoding DUF6894 family protein: MPYYSFDLVVGEEFKNQGEIILEDIEVASDRAVQLANELSQVKPELQQKGCAVRVTDRDHNEVYRTPLDPVPAWQR; the protein is encoded by the coding sequence ATGCCTTACTATTCCTTCGATCTCGTGGTCGGTGAAGAGTTCAAGAACCAGGGCGAAATCATCCTCGAAGACATCGAGGTCGCCTCCGATCGCGCCGTTCAATTGGCCAATGAGCTGTCGCAGGTGAAGCCTGAGCTGCAGCAGAAGGGCTGCGCAGTGCGCGTCACCGATCGCGATCACAACGAGGTCTATCGCACGCCGCTCGATCCCGTGCCCGCCTGGCAGCGCTAG
- a CDS encoding L,D-transpeptidase, with the protein MQTTLSPSTDASMTARDRQLLAHAPYAKADVPDQFLRHIVDYPRKEQPGTILVDTDARYLYFVLPDGKAIRYGVAVGEEAMAFSGVARVGRLAEWPDWVPTADIQARLGPYPARVAGGPANPLGARGIYLYAGNKDTLYRIHGTNQPEYIGQAISSGCIRMRNEDVIDLYDRVKLNSMVVVLPPGQNARVETGTSWRG; encoded by the coding sequence ATGCAGACGACGCTATCGCCATCGACGGATGCGAGCATGACGGCCCGCGACCGTCAGTTGCTGGCGCACGCGCCTTATGCGAAGGCCGATGTACCCGATCAATTTCTGCGTCACATCGTCGACTATCCGCGCAAGGAGCAGCCGGGCACGATCCTGGTCGATACCGATGCGCGCTATCTGTATTTCGTGCTGCCGGACGGCAAGGCGATCCGCTACGGCGTCGCGGTCGGCGAGGAGGCGATGGCCTTCTCGGGCGTCGCGCGCGTCGGTCGCCTGGCGGAATGGCCGGACTGGGTTCCGACCGCGGACATCCAGGCGCGGCTCGGGCCGTATCCGGCGCGCGTTGCCGGTGGCCCGGCCAATCCGCTGGGCGCGCGGGGCATCTATCTCTATGCCGGCAACAAGGACACGCTCTACCGCATCCACGGCACCAACCAGCCCGAATATATCGGGCAGGCGATCTCGTCCGGCTGCATCCGCATGCGCAACGAGGACGTGATCGATCTCTACGACCGGGTGAAGCTCAACTCGATGGTGGTGGTGCTGCCGCCCGGGCAGAACGCACGGGTTGAAACCGGCACCAGCTGGCGCGGGTAA
- the pdxY gene encoding pyridoxal kinase, whose amino-acid sequence MLVISIQSQVVHGHVGNSAAAYAMQAEGVNVAAVPTTLLSNHPRYPTLRGRVLETELVADLLRGVEERDLVDEAAVLVTGYLGSPGNAAAIADFAERALTRNSKLVYVCDPVIGDDGRVYVADGILDVLRHRLLPAANLITPNQFELELLSGTTIADAQGLRAACAALAGQRRIDVVATGCTLADTPAGQVETILCADGQLSRFATPRLPIRPSGTGDLLTGLIAAHLAKGRAMEAAVRLAVETVFAVLVRTLEAGTAEMRLVPLPTPGRQP is encoded by the coding sequence ATGCTCGTCATCTCCATTCAAAGCCAGGTGGTCCACGGCCATGTCGGCAACAGCGCGGCCGCCTATGCGATGCAGGCGGAAGGCGTGAACGTCGCGGCGGTGCCGACGACACTGCTGTCGAACCATCCGCGCTATCCGACCTTGCGCGGACGGGTGCTGGAGACAGAGCTCGTTGCCGATCTCTTGAGAGGCGTGGAGGAGCGCGATCTCGTCGACGAGGCCGCGGTGCTTGTCACCGGGTATCTCGGCTCGCCCGGCAACGCCGCGGCGATCGCCGATTTCGCCGAGCGGGCGCTGACGCGCAATTCGAAGCTGGTCTATGTCTGCGACCCCGTGATCGGCGACGACGGCCGCGTCTATGTTGCCGATGGCATTCTGGACGTGCTCCGCCACCGCCTGCTGCCGGCAGCGAATCTGATCACACCGAACCAGTTCGAGCTCGAGCTGCTCTCGGGCACCACCATCGCGGACGCGCAAGGCTTGCGCGCGGCGTGCGCGGCGCTTGCGGGCCAGCGCCGCATCGACGTCGTCGCCACCGGCTGCACGCTCGCGGACACACCAGCCGGACAGGTGGAGACGATCCTCTGCGCGGACGGGCAATTGTCGCGCTTTGCGACGCCGCGCCTGCCGATCCGTCCCTCCGGCACCGGCGACCTGCTGACCGGCCTGATCGCGGCGCATCTGGCCAAGGGCAGGGCGATGGAAGCGGCAGTGCGGCTTGCGGTCGAGACCGTCTTTGCGGTGCTGGTGCGCACGCTGGAAGCCGGCACCGCCGAGATGCGCCTGGTGCCGCTGCCGACGCCGGGGCGGCAGCCGTAA
- a CDS encoding DMT family transporter, producing the protein MDQRTSGADALTQKNDTAPALLGVVCGLSAALFWALGFAGTRHGLKVGFTPVDLLLHRFVWSGIVFLPLVLRAGVSDLCGIGWGRGLVLMVLGGPVMSLISYCGFLFVPLGHGSVIQPSSATLGGLFLAAMFLKERISPSRLAGAIMIVGGLGVIGIESIGHIGADGVLGDLIFVATGFMFAGFGTLLRHWRVSAVSAALVINVLSLLLLPIYLFTGGIARITAIGLSENAIQALAQGVLAGPAALYLFVVSVQRLGVARAAVFPACVPALTLLTGWLLLGEPPTALQAAGLVTVLCGFYLAQRQR; encoded by the coding sequence ATGGATCAGCGGACGAGCGGCGCTGACGCTCTCACTCAGAAGAATGACACGGCACCGGCGCTGCTTGGCGTCGTCTGCGGCCTGTCGGCTGCGCTGTTCTGGGCGCTCGGCTTTGCCGGCACGCGGCATGGCCTCAAGGTCGGCTTCACGCCGGTCGATCTGCTGCTGCATCGCTTCGTCTGGTCCGGCATCGTGTTCCTGCCGCTGGTGCTGCGCGCTGGAGTCTCCGATCTCTGCGGCATCGGCTGGGGCAGGGGCCTCGTGCTGATGGTGCTCGGCGGCCCTGTGATGTCGCTGATCTCCTACTGCGGGTTCCTGTTCGTTCCGCTCGGTCATGGCAGCGTGATCCAGCCGTCGTCGGCGACGCTCGGTGGATTGTTCCTCGCCGCGATGTTCCTGAAGGAGAGGATCTCGCCCTCGCGCCTCGCCGGCGCGATCATGATCGTCGGCGGCCTCGGCGTGATCGGCATCGAGTCGATCGGCCATATCGGCGCCGACGGCGTGCTGGGCGATCTGATCTTCGTGGCTACCGGTTTCATGTTCGCGGGCTTCGGCACGCTGCTACGGCACTGGCGCGTCTCCGCGGTGTCGGCCGCGCTGGTCATCAACGTGCTGTCGCTGCTGCTGTTGCCGATCTATCTGTTCACCGGAGGGATCGCTCGCATCACGGCGATCGGCCTCAGTGAGAACGCCATCCAGGCGCTGGCGCAGGGCGTGCTCGCGGGCCCCGCCGCGCTCTATCTGTTCGTGGTCTCGGTCCAGCGCCTCGGCGTCGCCCGCGCGGCCGTGTTCCCGGCCTGCGTGCCGGCGCTGACGCTGCTCACCGGCTGGCTGCTGCTCGGCGAGCCGCCGACGGCGTTGCAGGCGGCGGGCCTGGTGACGGTGCTGTGCGGATTTTACCTAGCGCAAAGGCAGCGGTGA
- a CDS encoding TetR family transcriptional regulator has product MPASAYTRAKQPEQVRRALLDHAASIAMDHGVAGVTVQAVAAAAGVTKGGLFHHFGSKQALIEGLFADLLARVDAEIDAAIEADPRARGSFTRAYVNAVFTGKAFGFATPWAALSMVVVTDPSLRRLWNDWLKARLKRHRATDGTPDLQIVRLAADGAWLSYVTTGQTRMSADFRAVRDRLIAQTRRRG; this is encoded by the coding sequence ATGCCGGCGAGCGCCTACACCCGCGCCAAGCAGCCCGAGCAGGTGCGACGCGCCCTGCTCGACCACGCCGCGTCGATCGCCATGGACCACGGCGTCGCCGGCGTCACGGTGCAGGCTGTCGCAGCGGCGGCCGGTGTCACCAAGGGCGGACTGTTTCATCATTTCGGCAGCAAGCAGGCGCTGATCGAGGGCCTGTTCGCCGATCTGCTCGCCCGCGTCGATGCCGAGATCGACGCCGCCATCGAAGCCGACCCCAGGGCGCGTGGCAGCTTTACGCGCGCTTATGTCAATGCGGTGTTCACCGGCAAGGCCTTCGGTTTTGCGACGCCATGGGCGGCGCTGAGCATGGTCGTCGTCACCGATCCGTCGCTCCGCCGGCTCTGGAACGACTGGCTGAAGGCACGCCTGAAGCGGCACCGCGCAACCGACGGCACGCCCGATCTGCAGATTGTCCGCCTCGCCGCGGACGGTGCCTGGCTGTCCTATGTCACGACGGGGCAGACACGCATGAGCGCGGATTTCCGCGCCGTGCGCGACCGGCTGATCGCGCAGACCCGTCGGCGCGGATAA
- a CDS encoding FAD-binding monooxygenase has protein sequence MQFHLNGFQPGDPEIADPADRIQASGAAGAVPEEVDVLIVGCGPAGLTLAAQLAQFPDIKTCIVEQKPDRLLVGQADGVACRTMEMFHAYGFSERVLKEAYWVNETTFWKPDERAPETIVRSGRVQDVEDGLSEFPHVILNQARIHDGFLDVMRKSQAKLEPYYSRRLLDVRADPAAGPADHAVTVRLERVDAGSEGKLETIRARYVVGCDGARSTVRKSIGRELHGDSANHAWGVMDVLAVTDFPDIRFKSLIQSAKDGSLLIIPREGGYMVRLYVELAKLDVGERVANRNITADNVIAKARLILKPHTLEVKEIAWWSVYEIGQRLTDKFDDVPEAEIATRLPRIFIAGDACHTHSPKAGQGMNVSMQDAFNLGWKLAAVLRKQCAPSLLHSYSAERQAVAKELIDFDREWAGILASAAKAGGADAARTQDYFVRHGRYTAGTATHYTRSILTGAASHQHLAEGFVIGKRFHSAPVIRLGDAKPVHLGHAGQADGRFRVYAFSPAEDPAAAGLAIRALCNFLSEARQSPLRRYTPLGVDVDSVIDLRAVFQQDHRALAVAAMPVLLLPRKGRYGLLDYEKMFCPDFKSGHDVFAMRGIDRKAGCMVVVRPDQYVGHVLPLDDFAGLAAYFDGIMLPAR, from the coding sequence ATGCAATTCCATCTCAATGGATTTCAGCCGGGCGATCCCGAGATCGCCGATCCCGCCGACCGCATTCAGGCATCCGGCGCTGCGGGCGCCGTGCCTGAGGAGGTCGATGTCCTCATCGTCGGCTGTGGTCCTGCGGGCCTGACGCTCGCCGCGCAGCTTGCGCAATTCCCCGACATCAAGACCTGCATCGTCGAGCAGAAGCCGGACCGCCTGCTGGTCGGGCAGGCCGACGGCGTCGCCTGCCGCACCATGGAGATGTTCCACGCCTACGGCTTCAGCGAGCGCGTGCTGAAGGAGGCCTATTGGGTCAACGAGACGACGTTCTGGAAGCCCGACGAGCGGGCGCCGGAGACGATCGTCCGCAGCGGACGGGTGCAGGACGTCGAGGACGGGCTGTCCGAATTCCCGCACGTCATCCTCAATCAGGCGCGCATCCATGACGGCTTTCTCGACGTCATGCGCAAATCGCAGGCGAAGCTCGAGCCTTATTACAGCCGCCGCCTGCTCGACGTCCGGGCCGATCCGGCGGCAGGTCCCGCCGATCACGCCGTGACTGTGCGTCTCGAACGCGTCGATGCCGGAAGCGAGGGCAAGCTCGAAACGATCAGGGCGCGCTATGTGGTCGGCTGTGACGGTGCCCGCAGCACGGTGCGCAAGTCGATAGGTCGTGAGCTGCACGGCGATTCCGCCAACCATGCCTGGGGCGTGATGGACGTGCTGGCGGTGACCGATTTTCCGGACATCCGGTTCAAATCGCTGATCCAGTCGGCGAAGGACGGCAGCCTGCTCATCATTCCCCGCGAAGGCGGCTACATGGTCCGCCTCTATGTCGAGCTTGCAAAACTCGATGTCGGTGAGCGCGTTGCCAACCGCAACATCACCGCCGACAACGTGATCGCGAAGGCGCGGCTGATCCTGAAGCCGCATACGCTCGAGGTGAAGGAGATTGCGTGGTGGTCGGTCTACGAGATCGGCCAGCGCCTGACCGACAAGTTCGACGACGTGCCGGAGGCCGAGATCGCGACGCGCCTGCCGCGCATCTTCATCGCCGGCGATGCCTGCCATACCCACAGCCCGAAGGCCGGGCAGGGCATGAACGTCTCGATGCAGGACGCCTTCAACCTCGGCTGGAAGCTCGCCGCCGTGCTGCGCAAGCAGTGCGCGCCGAGCCTGCTGCATTCCTATTCGGCGGAACGTCAGGCGGTTGCGAAAGAGCTGATCGATTTCGACCGCGAATGGGCGGGGATTTTGGCGTCCGCAGCGAAAGCGGGCGGCGCCGATGCCGCCAGGACGCAGGACTATTTCGTCAGGCACGGCCGCTATACGGCTGGCACGGCGACGCATTACACGCGATCGATCCTCACGGGCGCTGCGTCCCATCAGCATCTCGCCGAAGGCTTCGTGATCGGAAAGCGCTTCCATTCCGCGCCGGTCATTCGGCTTGGCGACGCCAAGCCGGTCCATCTCGGCCATGCAGGGCAGGCGGACGGCCGCTTCCGAGTTTACGCGTTTTCGCCCGCGGAAGATCCTGCGGCTGCCGGCTTAGCCATTCGCGCCTTGTGCAATTTCCTGAGCGAAGCCCGGCAATCGCCGCTGAGGCGCTACACGCCCCTGGGCGTCGACGTCGACAGCGTGATCGACCTACGCGCTGTCTTCCAGCAGGATCATCGCGCGCTCGCCGTCGCGGCAATGCCCGTCCTGCTGCTGCCTCGCAAGGGCCGCTATGGTTTGCTCGACTACGAGAAGATGTTCTGTCCCGACTTCAAGAGCGGCCACGACGTCTTCGCCATGCGCGGGATCGATCGCAAGGCCGGCTGCATGGTCGTCGTGCGGCCGGATCAGTACGTGGGACACGTGCTGCCGCTCGATGATTTTGCCGGGCTCGCTGCCTATTTCGACGGGATCATGCTGCCTGCACGCTGA
- a CDS encoding PhzF family phenazine biosynthesis protein, translating to MTTVLRIAAFSDGNSGGNPAGVWIGEALPDATTMQAIAAEVGFSETAFAAPEGEAWRVRYFSPTMEVPFCGHATIALGAALAHRHGDRSFELHLNNAVISVSGRRDCNTIAAALQSPPTRSAALEPALRAALLHLFGYAPSDLDPALPPAKIHGGADHAVLVLRSREALARMAYDFERGRALMDEAGLVTVALVTVERPQLFHVRNAFAAGGVVEDPATGAAAAALAGYLRDIGWPHGGAIDIVQGEEMGARSLIRAEIGEATGSSIRVSGTARFMEV from the coding sequence ATGACGACAGTGCTCCGCATCGCCGCCTTCTCGGACGGCAATTCAGGCGGCAATCCCGCCGGCGTCTGGATCGGCGAGGCCTTGCCGGATGCAACGACGATGCAGGCGATCGCGGCGGAGGTCGGTTTCTCCGAGACGGCCTTCGCGGCGCCCGAAGGCGAGGCCTGGCGCGTCCGCTACTTCTCGCCGACGATGGAGGTGCCGTTCTGCGGGCACGCCACCATCGCCCTCGGCGCGGCGCTGGCGCACCGCCACGGCGATCGCAGTTTCGAGCTGCATCTGAACAACGCCGTCATTTCCGTATCGGGGCGCCGCGACTGCAACACCATCGCGGCGGCGCTGCAATCGCCGCCGACGCGCAGCGCTGCGCTCGAGCCCGCGCTGCGGGCTGCGCTTCTGCACCTGTTCGGCTACGCCCCCTCCGATCTCGACCCCGCGCTGCCGCCGGCGAAAATTCACGGCGGGGCCGATCATGCCGTGCTGGTGCTGCGATCGCGCGAGGCGCTGGCGCGCATGGCGTATGACTTCGAACGGGGCCGCGCCCTGATGGACGAGGCGGGGCTGGTCACCGTCGCGCTCGTCACCGTGGAGAGGCCGCAACTGTTCCATGTGCGCAATGCGTTTGCCGCCGGCGGTGTCGTCGAGGATCCTGCCACGGGCGCGGCAGCCGCCGCGCTCGCGGGCTATCTGCGCGACATCGGCTGGCCGCATGGCGGCGCCATCGACATCGTGCAGGGCGAGGAAATGGGGGCGCGGTCGCTGATCCGAGCCGAGATCGGTGAGGCCACCGGCAGCTCGATCCGGGTGTCGGGCACGGCGCGTTTCATGGAGGTGTGA
- a CDS encoding FMN-binding negative transcriptional regulator: MHVLRPQFRIEEQRALEFARQRGFGMIVAADERGPRASHVPFVLDQRDGRTIVQIHFTARNPPVPLADGIRRFLLIVAGDDAYISNDWYSSPDNVSTWLYEAVHLSGVAHLRELDDNRGHGDALLAVSEARLTKQPWDLAQMEPGKRESMLAAIRVVDLVVDQVEGQAKLNQHKSDADHIAVAGRLAQSEESGHRRLARKMQALRPGLGYDLL; the protein is encoded by the coding sequence ATGCATGTCCTTCGCCCGCAGTTTCGCATCGAAGAGCAGCGTGCGCTGGAGTTTGCCAGGCAACGCGGCTTCGGCATGATCGTGGCGGCCGACGAGCGCGGGCCGCGCGCCTCGCATGTGCCGTTCGTGCTGGATCAACGCGACGGGCGGACGATCGTGCAGATCCATTTCACGGCGAGGAATCCGCCCGTTCCGCTCGCGGACGGCATCAGGCGCTTCCTGCTGATCGTAGCGGGCGACGATGCCTACATCTCCAACGACTGGTATTCGTCGCCCGACAACGTCTCGACCTGGCTGTACGAGGCCGTGCACCTGTCCGGGGTGGCGCATCTGCGCGAGCTCGACGACAACCGCGGCCATGGCGATGCTCTGCTCGCGGTCTCCGAGGCGCGGCTGACGAAACAGCCCTGGGACCTCGCGCAGATGGAGCCGGGCAAACGCGAGAGCATGCTGGCTGCGATCCGCGTCGTCGATCTCGTGGTGGATCAAGTCGAGGGGCAGGCCAAGCTCAATCAACACAAGAGCGATGCGGACCATATCGCGGTGGCGGGCCGTCTGGCGCAGTCGGAGGAGAGCGGACACCGGCGGCTGGCGCGGAAGATGCAGGCGCTACGGCCGGGGCTTGGATACGATCTTTTGTGA
- a CDS encoding zinc ribbon domain-containing protein YjdM: MTDATKCPKCNSEHAYQDRDLWICPECAHEWSAAGDAAAEATQEAGVRDAHGNVLTDGDSVIVMKDLKVKGSSSVVKGGTKVRNIRLQDATDGHNIACKIDGIGAMNLKSEFVKKA, encoded by the coding sequence ATGACCGACGCTACCAAATGCCCGAAATGCAATTCGGAGCATGCCTATCAGGATCGCGATCTCTGGATCTGCCCGGAATGCGCCCATGAATGGAGCGCCGCGGGCGATGCGGCGGCGGAAGCCACGCAGGAGGCCGGCGTGCGCGATGCCCATGGCAATGTGCTGACCGATGGCGACAGCGTCATCGTGATGAAGGACCTCAAGGTCAAGGGCTCCTCCTCGGTGGTCAAGGGCGGCACCAAGGTCCGCAACATCCGCCTCCAGGACGCCACCGACGGCCACAACATCGCCTGCAAGATCGACGGCATCGGCGCGATGAATTTGAAGTCGGAGTTCGTGAAGAAGGCCTGA
- a CDS encoding c-type cytochrome: MSRSVRIYLGLAVLIGLSVLFLVSVVHTAAGASRAAAEGHRLAQAWCQTCHTVEPGMAGLFDRAPSFQAIAERNGTTALSLKVFWKTSHQTMPNLVISPAQADALSSYILSLRGD, translated from the coding sequence ATGTCGCGCAGCGTTCGAATCTATCTCGGCCTTGCCGTGCTGATCGGGTTGTCGGTGCTGTTTCTCGTCAGCGTCGTCCACACCGCCGCGGGCGCCTCGCGCGCGGCCGCGGAGGGCCATCGCCTCGCGCAGGCCTGGTGCCAGACCTGTCACACCGTCGAGCCCGGCATGGCCGGACTGTTCGACCGCGCCCCGAGCTTCCAGGCCATCGCGGAGCGCAACGGCACCACCGCGCTGTCGCTGAAAGTGTTCTGGAAGACCAGCCACCAGACCATGCCGAATTTGGTGATCTCGCCGGCGCAGGCCGATGCGCTATCGAGCTACATCCTGAGCTTGCGCGGCGATTGA
- a CDS encoding Flp family type IVb pilin, translating to MKCLLAEFAADESGATAIEYGLIAAAIALAIIEVIYALGTNLVAKLQALATALK from the coding sequence TTGAAATGCCTGTTGGCCGAATTTGCCGCCGATGAATCCGGCGCGACCGCGATCGAATACGGCCTGATCGCAGCGGCGATCGCGCTTGCGATCATCGAAGTGATCTATGCGCTTGGCACCAATCTCGTCGCCAAGCTGCAAGCGCTGGCGACGGCGCTGAAATAG
- a CDS encoding MarR family winged helix-turn-helix transcriptional regulator — MKDNNDMPGHLARRFQQIAVAVFLAEVGEAGFDLTPVQFAALATIKANPGLDQVTLAGLIAYDRTTITGVIDRLVQKGLIERRASSRDRRARELEITDAGKRTLRKIAPAVESAQRIMLRGLSAKEGDELMRLLRKVIAAGNELSRAPLREAQA; from the coding sequence GTGAAAGACAACAACGACATGCCCGGGCATCTCGCGCGCCGGTTCCAGCAGATCGCGGTGGCGGTGTTTCTGGCCGAGGTCGGCGAAGCCGGCTTCGACCTGACGCCGGTGCAATTCGCGGCGCTCGCGACTATCAAGGCCAACCCGGGGCTCGACCAGGTCACGCTCGCGGGACTGATCGCTTACGACCGCACCACCATCACCGGCGTGATCGATCGCCTCGTGCAGAAGGGCCTCATTGAGCGCCGCGCCTCGAGCCGCGACCGCCGCGCGCGCGAGCTGGAGATCACCGACGCCGGCAAACGCACGCTGCGCAAGATCGCGCCGGCGGTGGAATCCGCCCAGCGCATCATGCTGCGTGGCCTGAGCGCCAAGGAAGGCGATGAGCTGATGCGGTTGTTGCGCAAGGTGATTGCCGCCGGCAACGAGCTCAGCCGCGCGCCCTTGCGCGAGGCGCAGGCATGA
- a CDS encoding TetR family transcriptional regulator, translated as MADRRSRSVSSRKQPQQARSSGLVAAILDAAVQVLAKEGAQRFTTARVAERAGVSVGSLYQYFPNKAAILFRLQSDEWRRTSELLRDLLADRVKPPLERLRALVHAFIRSECEEAAIRGALDDAAPLYRDAPEARDARSAGEGIVAAFMREALPKASDATRGLAGELIKTTLSEVGKRFSEKPRSEVEIVRHADALADMLCAYLGELARRRDHS; from the coding sequence ATGGCAGACCGCCGAAGCCGTTCAGTTTCCTCACGAAAACAGCCGCAGCAGGCTCGTTCCAGCGGCTTGGTGGCGGCCATTTTGGATGCCGCTGTTCAGGTCCTGGCGAAGGAGGGCGCACAGCGTTTCACCACGGCGCGGGTGGCCGAGCGGGCTGGGGTGAGCGTGGGATCGCTCTACCAATATTTTCCGAACAAGGCCGCGATCCTGTTCCGCCTCCAGAGCGACGAGTGGCGGCGCACGAGCGAGCTGTTGCGCGACCTTCTTGCGGACCGGGTAAAGCCGCCGCTGGAGCGGCTGCGCGCGCTTGTCCATGCGTTCATTCGGTCCGAATGCGAAGAGGCTGCGATCCGTGGCGCGCTCGATGACGCCGCGCCACTCTATCGCGATGCGCCTGAGGCGCGGGACGCGCGGTCGGCCGGCGAGGGCATCGTTGCGGCCTTCATGCGGGAGGCGCTGCCCAAAGCCTCGGATGCGACGCGAGGGCTCGCCGGCGAATTGATCAAGACGACGTTGAGCGAGGTCGGCAAGCGATTCTCGGAGAAGCCGCGCAGCGAGGTGGAGATCGTGCGTCATGCCGACGCGCTTGCCGACATGTTGTGCGCCTATCTCGGTGAGCTTGCGCGTCGTCGAGATCATTCCTGA
- a CDS encoding DMT family transporter yields the protein MTSAFNAYAALALAIVLEVTASAFLQQSAQFTRPWPTLAMVLFYVASFYALSIAIRVIPLSIAYAIWGGVGIILTATVSFVLFRQMLDAAAFVGIALIVSGVVIINLFSETTVH from the coding sequence ATGACGTCCGCCTTCAACGCCTACGCCGCGCTCGCCCTCGCCATCGTCCTCGAGGTGACGGCATCCGCCTTCTTGCAGCAATCCGCCCAGTTCACCCGTCCCTGGCCGACGCTGGCCATGGTGCTGTTCTACGTCGCCTCGTTCTATGCGCTGTCGATCGCGATCCGGGTCATCCCGCTGAGCATCGCCTATGCAATCTGGGGCGGAGTCGGCATCATCCTGACCGCCACAGTCTCCTTCGTGCTGTTCCGCCAGATGCTGGACGCCGCAGCCTTCGTCGGGATCGCCCTGATCGTATCCGGGGTCGTGATCATCAACTTGTTCTCGGAGACAACGGTGCATTGA